In a single window of the Cucumis melo cultivar AY chromosome 11, USDA_Cmelo_AY_1.0, whole genome shotgun sequence genome:
- the LOC107991475 gene encoding uncharacterized mitochondrial protein AtMg00810-like → MDVVASSNFSSISPLIFDGDNYQVWAVRMEAYMEALDIWEAVEEDYVIPALPDNLTMAQIKVQKEKKTKRSEAKAYLGFMSYFLGIEIKQGQGEVFICQKKYAKEILKKFKMDECKAVSTLMNQKEKLCKEDGVDKVDEGYFRSLIGCLMYLTATRPDILNFVSILSCFMHCASELHRKAAKRVIRYVKGTSDFGVKFTRGKEFKLIGFSDSDWGGSIDDMRSTLGYCFTLGYDVFSWSLKKQEIKESTEILVDIKAAIAISHTPMLYKKTKHFNIKLFFLKEVQKSGEVILVYCKTEDQVADILTKSLPTIKFGFLRSKLGVCNS, encoded by the exons ATGGACGTCGTAGCAAGTTCCAATTTCTCTTCAATTTCTCCATTGATATTTGATGGAGACAACTACCAAGTTTGGGCAGTTCGTATGGAGGCATATATGGAAGCTTTGGATATTTGGGAAGCAGTGGAAGAGGATTATGTAATTCCTGCTCTTCCAGACAATCTTACCATGGCACAAATAAAAGTgcaaaaggagaagaagacaaaGAGATCCGAGGCAAAGGCCT ATCTCGGGTTCATGTCCTACTTCCTTGGCATAGAGATCAAGCAAGGGCAAGGTGAAGTTTTCATCTGTCagaaaaaatatgcaaaggaaatactaaagaaatttAAGATGGATGAGTGTAAGGCAGTAAGCACTCTAATGAATCAAAAAGAGAAGTTATGCAAAGAAGATGGTGTTGACAAAGTTGATGAAGGATATTTCAGGAGTTTAATTGGTTGCTTGATGTATCTCACAGCAACAAGGCCtgatattttgaattttgtgaGTATTTTGTCTTGTTTCATGCATTGTGCAAGTGAATTACATCGCAAGGCTGCAAAAAGAGTGATTCGATATGTCAAAGGCACAAGTGATTTTGGTGTTAAGTTCACTAGGGGCAAGGAGTTCAAGCTGATTGGTTTTTCTGATAGTGATTGGGGAGGTTCCATTGATGATATGAGAAGCACTTTAGGCTATTGTTTTACTCTTGGCTATGATGTTTTCTCTTGGAGCTTGAAAAAGCAAGAAATT AAGGAAAGCACAGAGATTCTTGTTGATATCAAAGCTGCTATTGCTATTTCTCATACCCCTATGCTTTATAAGAAGACTAAACATTTTAACATCAAGTTATTCTTTCTAAAGGAAGTGCAGAAAAGTGGAGAGGTGATTCTTGTCTACTGCAAAACAGAAGATCAAGTTGCAGACATATTAACTAAATCATTGCCTACTATCAAATTCGGGTTTCTAAGGTCAAAACTTGGTGTTTGCAACTCCTAA